CAAAACAAGTACAGCATAATCTCAACCCCCAGTTAACATTCCGTTCCCTCTAGGTCTGATGTTCAAAGATGTGTAAAAGAGCTATTGCTGAGCACAATCAATAACTGATGTATTAATCTACAGCCAGTGACACTGTATCTTACTCTAAACTCTTACCTTGTAAAGCTCTAAGATTCATGAGCTATGTAGGATGGTAGCTAAATTCAAGTCTACTTTTCAAGATGAAGTGCATACTTTTAGGAACAGAGACTATGATCTAACTTTATATAGAGTTTGCATCAGTATGGCAGTTCTCACCCCCGGTTAACTGACATACATGGCTCCTAGTAGAGCTCTaggaagagtttaaaaaaacaaaacaaaacatggaatTATACATTTCAGCTGCTGAAACAGATTGTTTTCACAATGCCATAAAGCAATattccccactccagctttgctttaaaaccaaatatgAAGGTCGCAATTACTGTGGTTTATGTGAAGCAATGTTTATAGGAGACAGAACAATACTTTTATTTTGAAGTCTTTACCATGTCTTAGTACATACAGTGATAGGGGATTCTTCAgtggcttgtcttcactacaagTTAGCGTACTTCAGTTACTGCATTCAAGCTAGCCTAGCCTGAGTGAGAGCAACCACACTTCAAAGCAAAATGGGAGTTTCACAGCCTGATTTGATGAGTTGCTGTTGAGTTACAATATAGAATTGTAGGGCAGAAAGGGACCCCGAAAGATCACTTAGTCCATCCCTCTGTGCtcagacaggaccaagtaaacctccTAGAACATttgtgacaggtgtttgtctaacctgttcttaaaacttccagtgatgggaattccacaaccttccttggaagtcTATTTCATTGCAGCTTATATTTAGAAaatttccctaatatctaacctagatctcccttgctgcatgCAGATTACTTTTTATTCTACCTTCAAGTGGACATTATTCTCAATAACATCTCTCAACACATTTAAAAACTATGATCACATCCCcccatcagtcttcttttctcaagactaaacgtgccccccccccttttttaacctttcctcataggtcaggttttctaaaccttctgtaatttttgttgctctcttgtCCTCCTCTTTTCTAAAGTGAGATGttcagaactggacatagtactccaacAGAGGCCTCATCACTGCTGAGTGAAGtgagacaattacctcccgtgtgTTACATACGagactcctgttaatacactccagaaagatatttaccttttttgtaactgcatcacattgttgattcattaaatttgtgatccactataactacTGGATCATTTTCAACAGCATttcctagccagttattcccagtTTTATAtttgtgcttttgattttttATTCGTAAATTTTCACTTGACTTTACtggatttcatcttgttgatttcagaccaattctccaatttggcaagattattttgaattctGATCTGATCCTCCAAAGTGTTAACAATCCCTGCCAGTTTTGTGGTAATCCTCACATTTAAGAAGCACATTCTACACTATATTATCCAAGTCTTTAATGAAAATTTTGAGTAGTACTGGACGAAAGAAAgactcctgcaggaccccactagatactgCCTCCCAGTTGGACAGctaccactgataactactctttgaatacagtctttccaccagttatgcatccaccttatagtaacttcaTCTGgtccacatttccttagttttctTATGAAAAAAATCACGTGAGACtaagtcaaaagccttactgaaaatcaagatACTGCTATGGGGGAAgatacatctactgcttcccctaaCCACTAGGACAGTAACCCTGTCAATGAAGGAAATtagtttggtttggcatgatttttgAGAAATCCACACTGGTATTATTTATTCTCTTGTTGTCCTCTACATGCTTGTTGTAACTCAAGTTGTTGCATCCCCAGAGTTACTAGCTTTAGCATCAACATCACTTAAGTTtcaaactcctcccccctcccaactAGTTAGCTAgagtttaaagcaccacttaacttGAGCTAGAGAATTCAGTGTGTGGATGGGAGTTGAGCTAGGGGTAGTATTCCAGTTATTACCTGAACTAATTATGCTGTGAAAGCACACCCTCAGTAGCCCTACATCAATGAATAACTCATACCCTGACTTTAGGCAATCAGCCTCATATTCTAAAGATcttcaatttattttctttagaaaCAGTACCATGTAATCACTACCTGACCCACCTAGATCATTCAGGGCTTTAGCTCTTTATAAACATACATCCATGTTAATAATCCTGAAAGTTGCTATCGGTTGGAGTAGGGCTGATTAGCAGAGAAAATTCAATTACATAGTTTAGAAGGGACAAAAAAGTGACACATGgaaaaaagtatttaattttaACTTTAGGGATTTGGGTAAGATTGAAAGGCAAATAACTGAAGTTTTAACAGACAAACAAATTAGCAGTTGAACTACATAACTCTCAGTTATCCAGTGCTTTTTGAAAAAGTCAGGTTTTATCTCATAGACTCATCCTCTTGGTTGTTTCTTCTATCTGCCCAGACATAAACAGGCCTTTAACTGTACAGCATAGTTTAACTGGTGACTGCCCACAGCAAGAGTTCTTCAAAAGGTGACAGTCCCATGTCTCCAAATTAGATTAAATGATCCAAAATGTAACAAATCCAAAATTTAAACCCATGCTCACCAGTAGGGACACAGACAGAAACCCTGTATGAGGATTGCTAGTCACAGAAAATAAGACTAGAATGAAGGCTGACAACCTGCTAGATTTTGTAATTCAATCTGTACACAGCCTTTCAGGGCATACCATCTGCTTTGGTGAAAGCCCAAATCCAaccttttgtttctttcttcATGATGCCTACAAAGGGCTGCTTGGAATGCTTAATTGACACAGGTGCTATCACTCCTTAAATTGAGCACAGCCTGAGCCAATTTCCCTGCATCCAGTATCTGGCTTGCATCAGCTTGTTGACAGACCTTACTGTCTGTAGCAGTGCTACAGCTGAAAGAATCAAAGTCCACCGTTATATCTTGAACATTTCTTTCATTGGCATTgtcaaaactattttttccatgTAACTGTTTAAGGTGTTTCCTCAGAACAGGTTTATGTGCAAAGACCATGTCACAATAGTTACATTTATGAGGCTTGTCTCCACTGTGCAGGTTTAGATGGTCCTGTAAAGAACATTTCTGAGAGAAGGTTTTCCCACAGATCTTGCACTGAAAAGGTTTGATCCCTGCATGCACTCTCATGTGTCGGTGGAGATTGCCTTTCTGAGTGAACGTCTTCCCGCACAGCAGACACATGAACAgtttatgcatttttaaatgattaGCATAGTTTTCCAAGTGCCGGAATACTCTGGTACACTTGGGACACTGGTGGTGCCATTGGAGACCTTTGTCTATACCTCTATTGTTAGGACCAAACATGTCTTTAGAGGCCATGATGAAACTGTCACTGCCAGTGTAAGAAAGGGCATAGTTGTGGAGATGATTTTGTTCTGTTTCACTCGTTCTGTTTTCCACAGTGGAATTGATTAAAAAGTGCTGAGGCTCTGATGAATGTAAAGCAGTTTGTTCAGAAGAAATAAACTGGGTTTGATCTTTTTTATTTCTAACCTCAGACACCTCCCCAATAGACTCCACCTTGACAATCTGAATGTCACTATCTTCCATGTCCATGCTGTCTTCTGAGGTTTGAATACATAGTGAATCCTGTTGCAGAGAGTCCTCATCTTCTTGGTGTTCTTTCAACTCAGAAGAATCGCTTTGCTGTTCACAATCCTCCTTGCTCTCCAATGGCTTCTTAGGTTTTATAAACTTCCAGAGAGCCTGTGTACATCGTTCCACAATGTGGCTCATCTGAAGAAAGCTTGCAGCAGTCAAGTAATTTACCAGCTCCATCTCAGGAAACTCCAGAATGCCACTGTAGCAGGACAAAAGCAACTGCCTCCCCACTTCTGAACTCTGCAGAATGGAGATTTTAACCTCTCTGGAGTCATTCAACAAAAACTGATCCCTTAAAAAGGGGGAGCCTGCAGCAAACACAATTTTATGCCCATGAACCTCAACATTGTCTATGTGAACTACAACATCACAAAACTTATTGTCTTCCCTCAGTTTGTTCATTTTTTGTAACATTGAATCTCCATAATTGTCAAACTTGAAGTGAAGGATATCTGATCTTTCGGACATTTTGGCAGATCTaaagaacaaaagcaaacaaaaataaagaaacagtATATGAGAAAACTAATGGATTTAATCATGCAAATTAAAAAGGGGCCAACAGTACAGGTTAAACATACATATTTTACAAAACATTTTCTTATGTTAATAAAAACACCCAATACTATTaaaatgaaagaattttaaaagttaaGTTACTTTGAATATCTTAATGATATTTACTTTTTCACATATCACACAACTTGGACAGTGAAAGTAACTTAATCAATTTCTAGTCTATTTCATATTCTAATTCTCATGCACTAGTATAATGTTGCAATGTCCCCAACAGTACAGTAGAacgtttatttaaaatattatagttATATAGATACACTATTTCTttggaatttaaaataaaaccatagAAATATTTCTACTGGTTTAAACTTTTGTAGAAGTTTGCTTTtgtattaacaaaaacaaaagtttttgGCTCAATTTGACCCTTCAATGTCCCTTTAGCTTTAGCAATTTTTTTGCTTTAATGTATGAACAAGTTCCATAGGCAGTTGATCTCTCAGTGTTACACTGAAGCACCTGTCAGAGAGGACAGTGTAATATTAAAACAAGCTTCTTAAATTAATGTACTTAATAGAAGAAATATGGTCTATGAATCAAACTAAGAAAAATAGTTAAAATTCTTCCACCGTCAACACCTCCTGCTCACATGGTGGtatttctaaataaaatacaGCCTGTTACACATCTAAAATGCGCAGAATTCTAGTACTGAACTTCATTTTTTAGACCAGATATAGTCACAATGGAAGGGACTATCTTCACCAACCTGTCATTTACAATGAGGAGGTTCTGAAAGGCACACTGTCAGATACCTTTAACACCTCTATAAAACACTTCTAATGTAGACATGGTCTAAGACAACCATGGTTTTCTATAAGTTGTTGTTCACGCAGCCCTGGCTATGAATTGGGATTGCAGGAAATGAAGGAATCACAGGAGATTTAAGCTCCCAGAAGGCTTggtgaaacaacaacaaaaccccaccTACCCCAATCCACACCACCTTCACTGAAAGATTACAGATGGtttgaaaacagaaaaagctGTGGAGTTTAGGAGGATAAATGGAAACACTATCCACTTGGATATGAACCAATTATCCCCTATTATCTCTGGGAAATGGAGCCACAGCTAGGGGATCAGATGAATGAGAATGCAAAGCAACAGTTCAATGCAAAGAATTTTTTAGCACTTAAAACCATGTAGATGCTGATAATCAAAGATTTCAGTATCCACTGCCCAGCTGACATTCGTACCTCCAATTTCTCAACAGCAAGGAGGTTTTCTGGTTAGCCCTCTTGTATTATCAGACATATTTACCAGTTTGTAACATACTATATCTACAACAGGATTTTGAAAGGTTCCTTTTTGAGTTCTACATTCTATTTCCACTCAATATCATGTGTCACAGCCGTCATCCTTCCAGCTGACAGGCAGATGTGACTCCTGTTCAAAACAGGTTAGGTCTAACAGAGGAGTCGTACTTCTCCAGTTTAGTTCAACAGAGACATTTCAAAATTAACTAGATATGGTACCTTAGTTTTCTTGTTCAAGCATCACCGAGAAGGTTTCTGTAAATTGCTCAATGTGATACCAGTTTAAAAGATTCTGGATGAATTATCTAAGGAAAGAGAAGGCCATGATTAGCAAAAGGCTTGTTTGccttacaactttaaaatgtctttaaagaaagaaaaatgatttgAAAGTAATTAACTGTGTTTATGTCCAGACTACTATACATgtgttttgaaaaacatttttcccaATACCGAGGAAGAACAGTATTGGAAGACTAATGGGGGGTAGTCAGAATTCCTCTCCAATTTATAAAATACTAGGCCTGCAGAGGCCCCAAAGCACCTGCCTACCTGCATTTGGCTCCATCCTTCTTTGGGGCTTTGCAACCGATAACAAGGGTAGCATCATTTTACTCCCTTGCTCGTACAAGTAATTTCAGCTGATGCGCTATTAGAGCTTTCCTagtttttactttatgtaattCCACTATGTAAAAGGATGAAACCTGATCAGCCCCGTGGCCATGTAGACCAATGTCCTGGGTCTGACATTCACGCTATCAGCTGCTAGAGGGAAAAGCAAAAAGTCCCATAGGGGACAGTCATGGGATTATTCGCCCACATAGGAAGTCTCttcctcagcccccccccccggcttagTAGTTGGTTCATGACCCTGAGGAAAAATGGTCTAAAAATCCACCCATCACAAGAGGGGCTGAGTGCTACGCGCCCCAGGCTCCCCTTCCCTGTTCACCCCACGGgctatcccctcccctcccgaccCGACCCGGCTCACCCTCCCCTCCCGcagcttcctcctctccccactcacCTCCTTACTCCTCACGCTACCCCCGCCTCCGCCTCCGCTCCCTAGCCGCCGCCGCCCCCACGTTGTCCCCACCTCGCATCTTACTCGCCCAGTGTGGGGAAGGAGCCACTCTCCGGATCCAGCCCCGGGCGGAGGCGTTGGCCGGGGGACACCGGAACCGGAAGTACCCCTCCAGACATCTTCTTCCGGGGCTCCTGCCCCTGCCCGGTTTCTTCACGAACCCACCGCGAGCCGCCGCGGCCGCCGCcggagcagccgccgccgccggggcCCCGGAAGCGCATCTTCCTCTGACCCGGAAGACTCtcccggccccctcccctccggccTGGGTCACGTGGTGGGGGCGGCGGCGGCCGAGGCCCGGCCGGAGGAGGCGGCAGCGGCGGCGGCTCGGGTAGGTCCGGTTCGTGTCGCCAGGTCAGACCCCGCGCGTCTCTTCCGCATCTGGGGGTCTCCGGTCCCCGAGGCGCCCCGAGCCCTCCAGACCCAGCGGCCGCTCCCCCCCGCCTGGCCTGGGCTTGTTCTCCCCCGTCCCGGGCctgagcctgcctgcaccccctcTGGGCCTGGGCCTCGCCTGGCGGCCAGCCGCTGCCTAGGCCTGGGTCTCCCGGCGGTGGGCCCAGGCCGCTCCTCACGTAGCCCGGCGGTGCCAGGCAGCGTAGCCCCTGGTACCCGGTTCCCCGCACCTGCACGGTGCCCGCCCCTGAGGGCCGAGCCCCGCCCCGTGCCGTCAGGGTCCGCAGGGCGCGCCGCCGTCGCATCGGGGCTGGTTTTGTTGCTGGCGTTTCAAAAGATGAGGAGGAAACTCCAGAACCTGGAAGTCTTGGGCCAGGCACCCCGGCATATGCCATCGCGGGCAAGGTGCGTGCCCTGTGAAGCACGGGCCCCTTCATGAGGTCCCCCGGGCATGCGGCAGCATCCCCGCGCTAGCTCCCCGCTCTCTGCCTGCAGCGCTCCACCCTATGCTGCTCTCTGGCAAAGTTGTTTTAGCACCTGAGATCTCTGAGCACCTTTCTCTGTCGTGCATGAGACTAGATTTCTGTGGGGCCCTGTCTTGACCTCTGCACCCCTAACTCATCCACAGGCACAATATTGGTAAAAGTGTCTTACCATCATACTGAGAGTACTGCATGTGTAGAAAGTCTTGTTCAGTCTCTAATCACATGGCTAAATGCCAGACGGTTTTCGCTGGAATGTGCGCATACAATTCTCAGTCACATCTATTTTCTGGCCAGATGTCCTCTTCCATCCTTCCCCTGGCTGTTTTCATGCTGGATCTGTTTTGTTTTAGTCACATGTTTGGTTTGATTGATGGGAGAGTATTTTTCTCACTGTTTGTCACAGTGGACCACTCTGGACCACTTTTGCTTGAACTTGACAAAAACTCTTGGGTAGAAATACAGTCTGCAAAATATCTGGAAGGGTTGAGCATCTGAAAGTTGGTGTTTGTAATAGAAACACATGTGCAATGTTCATTATAGCTGTCACTAGCTTTCGAGCTATTGATGATACCCTATTGCATGTTCTGCTTAGGGACAGCTGTGCATgcaaagggagggagaaaagcaatggggcagtgtgatctagaagtgGGTAGAGACCCACCTGTCCCTTCAGATATGAGGTGGCTACCCCTGGGATGCTTCACACATGGCTTGGGTGCTGGATATTGTGATGGGTGACATGGACATATGAATAGACAACGTCACTATGCCAAGGAATCCAGTATGCATGGGACAGTTGTTGCCCACACATGTTA
The DNA window shown above is from Lepidochelys kempii isolate rLepKem1 chromosome 16, rLepKem1.hap2, whole genome shotgun sequence and carries:
- the ZBTB26 gene encoding zinc finger and BTB domain-containing protein 26 gives rise to the protein MSERSDILHFKFDNYGDSMLQKMNKLREDNKFCDVVVHIDNVEVHGHKIVFAAGSPFLRDQFLLNDSREVKISILQSSEVGRQLLLSCYSGILEFPEMELVNYLTAASFLQMSHIVERCTQALWKFIKPKKPLESKEDCEQQSDSSELKEHQEDEDSLQQDSLCIQTSEDSMDMEDSDIQIVKVESIGEVSEVRNKKDQTQFISSEQTALHSSEPQHFLINSTVENRTSETEQNHLHNYALSYTGSDSFIMASKDMFGPNNRGIDKGLQWHHQCPKCTRVFRHLENYANHLKMHKLFMCLLCGKTFTQKGNLHRHMRVHAGIKPFQCKICGKTFSQKCSLQDHLNLHSGDKPHKCNYCDMVFAHKPVLRKHLKQLHGKNSFDNANERNVQDITVDFDSFSCSTATDSKVCQQADASQILDAGKLAQAVLNLRSDSTCVN